One genomic segment of Hordeum vulgare subsp. vulgare chromosome 2H, MorexV3_pseudomolecules_assembly, whole genome shotgun sequence includes these proteins:
- the LOC123426424 gene encoding G-type lectin S-receptor-like serine/threonine-protein kinase SD2-5 — protein sequence MPAGVADDSPFGDSQTQSTQNTAWYGCELRMLRIARRRLVDCLLLSAELTSASLILHNQVRSFSPLKAHPRNSPHISSQNSLVFLTVSMGPAGLHRFLLIVLAAAAPLLSASQRFDYPAANLSTLWINNKAFLPHSVSYSDGSAVRAIVLHSPKTFYGPSFAAGFVCASPCDVFLFAVFIVYTNSGAKITMPTTGTPQVVWSANRARPVRENATLELSSDGNLVLCDADASLVWSSSSSGRSVAGMMITEVGNLVLLDQRNATVWQSFAHPTDALVPGQSLLEGMRLVASTSATNWTENQLYMTVLPDGLYAYVGSTPPQLYFSKLVNNNKTGKDPTKVTFMNGSLSISVQSKQPNESDTTIQLPAANSTQYMRLESDGHLRLYEWSNADAKWAVVSDVIKLFPDDCAFPTVCGEYGICTGGQCVCPLQNNSSSSYFKPVDERKPNLGCASMTPISCQEMEHHQLLTLTDVSYFDASHIVVNATKGEDCKQACLKNCSCSAVMFRYGQNDSDGTCLWVTRVFSLQSIQPEIVHYNSSAYLKVQLSPSTSASNANKKKVMLGATLGAITILVVLVIAVILYVRRKKKYQELDEELDFDQIPGMTARYSFENLRECTGDFSKKLGGGGFGTVFEGKIGEQEVAVKRLEGARQGKKEFLAEVETIGSIEHINLVRLIGFCAEKSERLLVYEYMPRGSLDRWIYYRHNNAPLDWCTRHRIILDIAKGLCYLHEECRRIIAHLDIKPQNILLDENFNAKVADFGLSKLIDRDQSKVMTMMRGTPGYLAPEWLTSQITEKVDVYSFGVVVMEVICGRKNIDISLPEESVQLIKLLQKKAEDNQLINLIDKHSEDMVLHQEEAVQLLKLAMWCLQNDSSTRPSMSSVVKVLEGSMNIETNIDCNLMNANPVMSVPHNQSTYSVPPEASILSGPR from the coding sequence ATGCCTGCAGGAGTAGCCGATGACTCACCTTTCGGTGACAGCCAAACACAAAGCACCCAAAACACCGCGTGGTATGGTTGTGAACTTCGGATGCTGAGAATAGCAAGACGAAGACTTGTTGACTGCTTACTTCTTTCCGCGGAGCTCACATCTGCTTCACTGATTCTGCATAACCAGGTGAGATCTTTTTCTCCTCTGAAAGCTCATCCCCGCAATAGCCCCCATATCTCCTCTCAAAACTCACTGGTTTTTCTTACAGTCTCCATGGGCCCTGCCGGCCTCCACCGTTTCTTGCTCATCGTGCTTGCAGCTGCAGCACCATTGCTCTCTGCGTCGCAGCGTTTCGACTACCCCGCAGCGAACCTCTCGACGCTGTGGATCAACAACAAAGCTTTCCTCCCACATAGTGTCAGCTACTCCGACGGTTCAGCCGTGCGGGCCATTGTCCTCCATTCACCCAAAACCTTCTATGGCCCCTCCTTTGCCGCAGGATTCGTCTGCGCCTCCCCCTGCGATGTCTTCCTCTTCGCTGTCTTCATTGTCTACACCAATAGTGGTGCCAAGATCACCATGCCGACTACTGGGACTCCGCAGGTGGTCTGGTCTGCCAACAGGGCTCGCCCTGTCAGAGAGAACGCTACCCTTGAGCTTTCCTCGGATGGAAACTTGGTCCTCTGTGATGCTGATGCTAGCCTCGTCTGGTCGAGCAGCAGCTCTGGGCGGTCTGTAGCTGGCATGATGATCACCGAGGTCGGTAATTTGGTCTTGCTTGATCAGAGAAATGCAACAGTGTGGCAGTCATTTGCTCACCCTACTGATGCATTGGTCCCTGGGCAGTCGCTTCTGGAAGGTATGAGGCTCGTAGCAAGTACGTCTGCAACAAATTGGACAGAGAATCAGTTGTACATGACAGTTCTCCCTGATGGATTGTATGCTTATGTCGGATCCACACCACCACAACTCTATTTTTCGAAACTGGTGAACAATAACAAGACAGGAAAGGATCCAACAAAGGTCACCTTCATGAACGGCAGCCTCAGCATCTCTGTGCAGTCCAAGCAACCAAATGAATCAGACACGACTATCCAGTTGCCAGCAGCTAACTCCACCCAGTACATGAGATTGGAGTCCGATGGGCATCTGAGGCTCTACGAATGGTCTAATGCAGATGCAAAATGGGCTGTAGTGTCTGATGTAATCAAACTATTCCCTGATGATTGTGCCTTTCCAACAGTCTGTGGAGAGTATGGTATATGCACAGGGGGGCAGTGTGTTTGTCCGCTTCAGAATAATTCTAGTTCAAGCTACTTCAAACCGGTCGATGAGCGGAAGCCAAATCTTGGTTGTGCATCAATGACTCCAATCTCTTGTCAGGAAATGGAACACCATCAGTTGTTGACTCTTACAGACGTTTCTTACTTTGACGCCAGCCACATCGTTGTGAatgcaacaaaaggagaagactgTAAGCAAGCTTGCTTGAAGAACTGCTCCTGCAGCGCCGTGATGTTTAGGTACGGCCAGAATGATTCCGATGGAACGTGTCTGTGGGTGACAAGGGTCTTCTCCTTGCAATCAATACAACCTGAAATTGTTCACTACAACTCCTCTGCTTACCTCAAGGTGCAGCTTAGCCCCTCAACTTCTGCCTCTAATGCAAACAAAAAGAAGGTGATGTTAGGTGCTACACTTGGAGCTATTACTATTCTTGTAGTGCTAGTCATTGCTGTCATTCTTTATGTGCGAAGGAAGAAGAAGTACCAAGAGTTAGATGAAGAACTAGATTTTGATCAAATTCCTGGTATGACAGCGAGGTACTCGTTTGAAAACTTGAGAGAGTGCACTGGAGACTTTAGTAAAAAGCTCGGAGGTGGTGGGTTTGGAACAGTTTTTGAAGGGAAAATAGGTGAACAGGAAGTTGCAGTAAAACGTTTGGAAGGTGCTAGACAAGGAAAAAAAGAattcttggccgaagttgagactATTGGCAGCATTGAACACATCAATCTTGTTAGGCTGATCGGCTTTTGTGCAGAGAAATCTGAAAGGCTTTTAGTATACGAATATATGCCGAGAGGGTCACTTGATAGGTGGATCTACTACCGCCATAACAATGCCCCTCTTGATTGGTGCACCCGGCACAGGATCATTCTAGATATTGCCAAAGGCCTATGCTATCTCCACGAGGAGTGCAGGCGAATAATTGCTCATTTGGACATCAAACCACAAAATATTCTCTTAGATGAGAATTTCAATGCCAAAGTGGCTGATTTCGGACTATCTAAGCTAATAGACAGGGACCAAAGCAaagtaatgacaatgatgagggGCACACCTGGGTATCTGGCACCTGAATGGTTAACGTCCCAAATCACTGAAAAAGTTGATGTCTACAGCTTTGGAGTTGTTGTTATGGAAGTAATTTGTGGAAGAAAAAATATTGACATATCTCTTCCCGAGGAGAGTGTTCAGCTCATCAAATTGTTACAGAAAAAGGCTGAAGATAATCAGTTGATCAATTTGATTGACAAGCATAGTGAGGATAtggtcttacaccaagaggaagcAGTTCAATTGTTGAAGCTTGCAATGTGGTGCCTGCAAAATGATAGCAGTACAAGGCCTTCAATGTCATCAGTGGTCAAGGTACTGGAAGGTTCAATGAATATAGAAACTAACATTGATTGCAACCTTATGAATGCAAATCCAGTAATGTCTGTCCCGCATAATCAATCAACATATTCAGTTCCACCTGAAGCATCGATTTTATCTGGCCCGAGGTGA